The Liolophura sinensis isolate JHLJ2023 chromosome 8, CUHK_Ljap_v2, whole genome shotgun sequence sequence TGTTATTACCTTGGTCTAATTTACGCTATACCTGACTGGTCAACCGTGTTCAGACTACCAGAAGTTTATTGACAATAAACCTCCCTGACTGAACTAGCATATCGCCTGATCCACAAAGCTGTATATCAGAGCCCCGCACTCCACATGCACATTCAGCGTGCAGACTTAATTTACACACTGTAACTCCTCTGAgtgaagtcataattatttgTACGCTGTCTGTGGATATTAGTCCGTAAAAAACAATTAGTACGTGAACCGAAATATGCATGTGACTGCCATTACGACTGTTCGTCATTCCACACATGACGCCAGGTGATGGCAGGCAATTCAAAGCATAAGTAGGGTTCACACTTAAACTGAATTAGAttacaaacacaacacaaatttAAGGTTTACGTTGGCGGCAGTTCACTTGTCGATTGGACGCCAAATTGTTTCCTGGTCAGTACCTACCTTGGGCAAATAGATGGAACCCGAAATGTGCTCCAGTTGTCACGCCATTTCTCCAAAAATCCGTTTGGAGATAGCGGATGAGACTGGCGTGATGAGTACACATGGAATGTATAAATACGGTCTTCCAAAGCCTCTCCTGAATCAGCTGCCCTGGTGGTATCCCTCTACAGCCTACTCCACACGTCAAGGTAATGTGTCTtaccttatttttcttttacagactAAGATATATATTGTCTCCGTGTAGCTTCTAAGATTCGCAATAATAGCCTGTATCCGTTAATGTAAATCACTGATCAATAACTACAGTTGGGTTTCGGATAAATCGTCGGGCGCCTTGTTGCTTGCTTTTATGTTACTTCTTTCAATTCGTGTCTTGATATCACTTTTAAAAGTCAAGCTGTCTTTACCACGAGatacagaaaatttcattttaataataacaatgaGGTATTTGTATGGAAAAAGCACGCGAGGCTCAGggaaaagaaacagaaagaactcgaaaaaaaaacagacggAGCCCCGAAGAAAAACCTACAGGCTTGAGAAAACCTGATAGAGGCAACAAGGGAGAACCAAGAAAACCAAAGACCATGGTCCACAGAAAATTGGCCAGAGCCCAGAGAAACGGACAAACCCCAGAAAAATAAACAGAGAAGACAGGACAGGGCCGAGAAAAAGCCTAACAAGGCTTAGAGAATGCCGAGAAAAGACCAGACATCATATGACAGATCCCGTCGAAAACCGGACAGCCTGTAGATCAGGGCCCAAGATGTATAGTTAGTTATACTTGAAAGATTCAACCATTCTAACTCAGGGGTCAGCGGCTAGCCGTCTGTCTGTAGAAAATATTAGGTCTCTCAGCCAAGGATGGCTCCTTATACAAGACCCCAATACTGCATGGTAGTCATGTAAATTCGCGTTGATCATTTCaaaatacacagtatttataaAGAGTAGGTTTATATTTCGTACTGTGCAATTTACGATGTGACTTATTATATAAAGGTATAGAATATTTCTTCTTGGGGCAATAGAAATGCCTTTAAACTGCTGTTTTCCAAAGGCAAAAAGTACATCTTTCTTACTAAATTGTTAGTTCAAAGCCGCTTCCCTGATTTTTCGCTTAAACGAGTAACTCTTTGATTCGTTTCTGTGAAATTTCTTGATTATTTGAAATGAAGCTTCAAATGTTTGCCTTTTGTTTTCGTGCACCTGGTAGCCCTTTGTCGTCGTCCCGTTTCTTTGTTCCATAGTTCCTTTAGATAGTGTACTTCTTTGCTTGTTCTTTTTCcttgttgttttatgtgtaattCGCCGATTTTTTTCACTTGAGGCTTTCAGTGATGGCTGCTGTCTGTTTTCGATTTATCTGTTTTTATACTTTAAGTACAAGCTATTAGTCGGTACCCTCTTTTCGATTTTACTAGATACTATTGGTCatttgcctggtttccgccTTACCGGTTAATTGTACCCGTGATGCCACAGCTGATGTCATTTTATATAACCTTTGCAGAACGATTTACGCTCAAAAGCTGCTGCCCAGGTCAATTACAATGTTAGTGgttaattattacactaaagTAAACCGTCCAGTTGCTGGcattttccatgttttatttccattgttATATTCAACTGTTTGAGTGTTTAGGATGAGTTTTCGGGTGATAACTATTGTTCAATTTATGGACACTTCCTTTTTGCTTATATGCCGCTTGTTGATCATATTTCAGATGAAGCTTACGCTGATAGCTGTTGTCCTGGTTTCCATGCTACTGGTCCAGGAGGCAGAATCAGGTTGGTTCCGGAAGGTCGGAAGAGCCATTCGCCGTGTCTGGACACCCCTTTGCTCACAGGCGTGTCCTAGATACTGCACGGGAGGAGTTGTATGCGAATTTGGCTGTGGGACTTTATGTGGCAAGAGAAAGAGGGCGGTAAGTTTACAACTGTAATAAGGATGGgcagaatggagagtaaaagTAATGCatcgaggacagtgtgatataattggcatatggtcacaAAATACCAGCGTAAATATTCGCAGCACATACCCACCTTTGCACGAAGATTTAAGcaagtttaattttttaaaaatgcagtcaGTTAAATAGTAATTTTTAGTCGTCAGTgatctagaattgctcaaaattaTCCGATTTATTCTCacgttatattatttttacatttacttatttgattggtgttttacgccgtattcaagaatatttcattgatacgatggcggccagcattatgatgagatgaaaccggacagagcccgagggaaaagCCACGGCCATCAGTTgtttgctgagagaccttcccacgtccggccagagaggaagccatcatgaaccggacttgaactcacatgtacatgtagacgtcCATGTAGACGGCTGCACTGGAATCTTGTATACATTAAAGATCTCAACGTGTTTATACTATGCGTGTTGACAGGCTTTCATAAACGGCACCCACCTCACTCGGCTGCCAAGAAACTTTGACTTTTACGACCTGAACGATGATGACTTCGTCAGTCGGCAGGAAATTGCCACCACACTAGGCCACTCCGTGAACGAAGTTGGACTGATCGTGGCCTTCAACACTACTGACATCGACCGTAAGTGTTAGAACTTAAGCCTATGTACGTTTGATGGCTTGGAGTTCAATGACGTTTTCAAAGTTATTTGTGATTAATACtgctgtttcactgaaatgccatgcaGAAAACACAAGACAAGACACCTTGCCCATGGAGTCAGATTACCTAGACATGGGATCAATCAGCTCTTGGCATGTCCCTTCCTACTGAGTACCGGTCCTGAAGTACTAAATTTGCCGAGTTTAACGTTTTTGGTATTGCGAGCCGAGGCAGACCCTTGGCTGCCTTATTGCCGATTTGTTTAAGAATGTTTTAGAGATTCAGACTACTGTAGAGTTTTGTCGTCCATCGTTTTATCCTCAGCAATATTGTACCACATACGGATATGTTTGTATTATGAAACTTTCAGTCTCTATACTGTGGCATTAATCCACTCTCTAGATGAGACTGATCTTTTGCTTACTACTTGTTCATGGGTCATGAAGATAGGTTAAACGCATTAATAAATTTGTATACGAAAAGAGCTATGAAccttacattgtacatttcGCATTTAACATTTGCAGAAGACAACAAGCTGACTGAAGAGGAACTTTTTTCATCAAAGACGTTTGTGTTTGGTGAGTTGGTTATTTGACTATAAGGTTAATATCAAACCCAGTTAATGTCTTTATGTGAATCTTGCACgctaaaatatttgtttcctCTTTGAccacatttctgttacatttaaggAAGGTGCTCcggtgtttatttataaatgctGTGTATGGTATCTGAAGAGACACAGATATTTCACCAAACATGCCAGTTGTTGACATATTAATGTTTGGGACATTTTCAATAAACGCAAATAGTCCAGTAAACATGACTGTGTTTACATTAAGTGTAAAAAGCCGATCAACAAAACACTAAACACGTGTTTAGTGTGTACACTCCATTTTGGGATTTTGGGACCCCAAGGTGGCGTGGCTAGAAAACACACTGGCTTTGAAGTTTCAGTGAAAACACATCACTACACTTGCGCATCTGCACATCTGTATTATTTTATGCAGAATTTGAAGCTATTTCACTCGTGTTACAGCTGCATCAGTTTCATGTATAGCCTGTACGTTGATCATGAATGCAATTATAAAACatgttctgcatgtatatacttcTACTTTATATCCATCTTTTGATCTTTTGCAGTTGACGACCCGGTTGAGCCCGACACCACACTTCCCCCGCTGACCACACTTCCCCCACTGACCACCGATGACACTGACCTTGAACACTGAATCGACCGCTCTATCCGACCACATGCTGATTATGTTACTTCTGTTGACATAGCATGTATTGTCtttccaatattttaaaacgGCTGTAATTTGACAccatttttatttggtgtttcatgggc is a genomic window containing:
- the LOC135474129 gene encoding uncharacterized protein LOC135474129, which produces MKLTLIAVVLVSMLLVQEAESGWFRKVGRAIRRVWTPLCSQACPRYCTGGVVCEFGCGTLCGKRKRAAFINGTHLTRLPRNFDFYDLNDDDFVSRQEIATTLGHSVNEVGLIVAFNTTDIDQDNKLTEEELFSSKTFVFVDDPVEPDTTLPPLTTLPPLTTDDTDLEH